A window of Mucilaginibacter sp. PAMC 26640 contains these coding sequences:
- a CDS encoding glycosyl transferase family 2: protein MDISVVVPLYDEVESLPELTSWISKVMNDNRYTYEIILVDDGSRDGSWDMIIKLQNGNPYIRGFKFRRNYGKSAALNIGFEAAHGDVVITMDADLQDSPDEIPGLYRRITEDKYDLVSGWKAKRYDPLSKTIPTKLFNAATRKMSGIPNLHDFNCGLKAYRNAVVKNIEVYGEMHRYIPVLAKWAGFTKIGEQVVEHRARKYGKTKFGWSRFINGFLDLLSIFFVGKFGKRPMHFFGMMGTLSFLTGLGLAIWLIADKLIDLAHHIKARQPTDNPLFYFALVAILLGSQLFLTGFVAELVSRNAPERNRYQIEDTV, encoded by the coding sequence ATGGATATATCAGTAGTAGTACCACTGTATGACGAAGTAGAATCGTTACCAGAGCTTACCTCATGGATAAGCAAGGTAATGAACGATAACCGTTATACTTACGAGATAATTTTAGTTGATGACGGCAGCCGCGACGGATCGTGGGACATGATCATTAAATTGCAGAACGGCAACCCTTACATCAGGGGTTTCAAATTCAGGCGAAATTACGGCAAATCTGCGGCCTTAAACATAGGTTTTGAAGCTGCGCATGGCGATGTTGTCATCACTATGGATGCTGACCTGCAGGACAGCCCGGATGAGATCCCGGGTTTGTACCGCCGCATTACCGAAGATAAATATGATTTGGTTTCCGGTTGGAAAGCTAAACGATATGACCCGCTGAGTAAAACCATCCCCACCAAACTTTTTAATGCGGCTACCCGCAAAATGAGCGGGATACCCAATCTGCACGATTTTAATTGCGGCTTGAAGGCCTACAGAAACGCTGTAGTAAAAAATATAGAGGTATATGGTGAGATGCATCGCTACATTCCTGTTTTAGCCAAGTGGGCCGGCTTTACAAAAATTGGAGAGCAGGTGGTGGAACACCGCGCCCGTAAATACGGTAAAACAAAATTTGGCTGGAGCAGATTCATTAATGGTTTCCTGGATCTGCTTTCGATATTTTTTGTTGGCAAATTTGGTAAGCGCCCTATGCACTTTTTTGGCATGATGGGTACGCTGAGTTTTTTAACGGGGCTGGGTCTTGCAATATGGCTGATAGCCGATAAGCTGATAGACCTCGCACACCATATTAAGGCAAGGCAACCAACAGATAATCCATTATTTTATTTTGCATTAGTGGCTATTTTACTAGGTTCACAACTCTTTTTAACGGGTTTCGTTGCCGAATTAGTTTCACGCAATGCGCCGGAACGTAACAGGTATCAAATTGAAGATACGGTGTAG
- a CDS encoding glycosyltransferase, whose product MFFSIIIPLYNRPQEIDELLGSLVLQTYKQFEVLVIEDGSTEKAEDIVEGYADRLDVKYFFKENEGQGFTRNFGFKRAKGEYFIVFDSDCLIPDDYLQIVNDSLSANWLDAYGGPDGAHPSFTPIQKAISYSMTSPFTTGGIRGNKKAIGQFHPRSFNMGISRQVWEKAGGFIITRLGEDIEYSIRIHAKGYQIGLIADAIVFHKRRTDFVKFFKQLHFFGRARINIYKFFPNQLKAVHFFPAAFTLGLAFTLIANLLGWQIALLGNLVLAIIILLIFFHAWWKNNSLKIAFLSVIAAFTQLTAYGIGFIQDYWKRIVLKRS is encoded by the coding sequence ATGTTTTTCTCCATTATTATACCTTTATATAACCGCCCTCAGGAGATCGATGAACTGCTGGGCAGCCTTGTTCTGCAAACTTATAAGCAATTTGAAGTATTAGTAATTGAGGATGGATCGACCGAAAAGGCCGAGGATATTGTAGAAGGCTATGCCGACAGGCTCGACGTAAAGTATTTTTTTAAAGAAAACGAGGGTCAGGGTTTTACCCGGAACTTTGGTTTTAAACGTGCCAAAGGTGAGTACTTTATCGTATTCGATTCGGATTGTTTGATTCCGGACGACTACCTGCAGATTGTTAATGATTCACTTAGTGCAAACTGGCTAGATGCTTACGGCGGGCCGGATGGTGCTCACCCCTCATTCACGCCCATTCAAAAAGCTATCAGCTACAGCATGACTTCCCCTTTCACCACCGGTGGTATCCGTGGTAATAAAAAAGCAATCGGGCAGTTTCACCCCCGAAGCTTTAACATGGGCATCTCCCGGCAGGTTTGGGAAAAGGCAGGTGGTTTTATCATTACCCGCCTGGGAGAAGATATCGAATACAGTATCCGAATACATGCTAAGGGATATCAAATTGGTTTGATAGCCGATGCGATCGTATTCCATAAACGCCGTACAGATTTTGTGAAGTTTTTTAAGCAACTCCATTTTTTTGGACGGGCCAGGATAAATATTTACAAATTCTTCCCAAATCAACTAAAGGCTGTACATTTCTTCCCGGCGGCATTCACGCTTGGTTTAGCCTTTACACTTATCGCAAATTTGTTAGGCTGGCAGATCGCTTTATTGGGAAATTTGGTATTGGCTATTATAATTTTGTTGATATTTTTTCACGCATGGTGGAAAAATAATTCTTTAAAAATTGCATTTTTGAGCGTAATAGCAGCCTTCACTCAACTGACCGCCTACGGGATAGGATTTATACAGGATTACTGGAAGCGAATAGTGTTAAAAAGATCTTAA
- a CDS encoding 1-deoxy-D-xylulose-5-phosphate reductoisomerase, translating to MSKDLKNIAILGSSGSIGTQTLEVIAENPALFRAFMLTVNINAELLIQQSLKFVPQYAIICDETKYQQVRDALIHLPVKVLAGYEAIKETVTHPDIDVVVTAMVGFAGLEPTINAIKAGKDIALANKETLVVAGELITALAKENSVNILPVDSEHSAIFQCLVGEENNKIEKIILTASGGPFRGKTTDFLAGVTREHALKHPNWVMGAKITIDSASLMNKGLEVIEAKWLFDLEAEQIDVIVHPQSVIHSMVQFEDGSIKSQMGLPDMKLPIQYALSYPGRLKNSFNRFNFVNYPNLTFEKPDLETFRNLGLAFEALNRGGNMPCIINAANEIAVAAFLNHETSFLAMSDIIETCMEKISYIKQPSLSDYLNTDKETRIFAQNLIKQMPLKALQS from the coding sequence TTGAGCAAAGATTTAAAAAATATAGCCATTTTAGGCTCTTCAGGCAGCATCGGAACGCAAACATTAGAAGTAATCGCCGAAAACCCGGCCTTGTTCCGGGCTTTTATGCTTACCGTGAATATTAATGCCGAGTTGTTGATTCAACAGTCGTTGAAATTTGTGCCTCAATACGCTATAATTTGTGATGAAACCAAATATCAGCAAGTAAGAGATGCCCTTATTCACTTGCCTGTGAAAGTTCTGGCTGGATATGAAGCTATAAAAGAAACGGTAACCCATCCAGATATCGACGTTGTAGTGACGGCCATGGTTGGTTTCGCAGGTTTGGAGCCAACCATAAATGCTATCAAGGCAGGTAAAGATATCGCATTAGCAAATAAGGAAACGCTGGTGGTTGCCGGGGAGCTTATCACAGCCCTTGCCAAAGAGAATAGTGTAAATATATTGCCGGTTGACAGTGAGCATTCAGCAATATTTCAGTGCCTGGTTGGCGAAGAAAATAATAAGATAGAAAAGATCATCCTGACTGCATCCGGTGGTCCCTTCCGTGGTAAAACAACCGATTTTTTGGCTGGCGTTACCCGCGAACACGCTTTAAAGCATCCTAACTGGGTGATGGGTGCTAAAATAACAATCGACTCTGCCTCATTAATGAACAAGGGTTTAGAAGTTATCGAAGCTAAATGGCTTTTTGATTTAGAGGCAGAACAGATTGACGTGATTGTTCATCCGCAATCCGTAATTCATTCGATGGTTCAGTTTGAGGACGGATCTATCAAATCACAAATGGGCTTGCCCGATATGAAACTTCCGATACAGTACGCGCTCTCCTACCCTGGCCGACTAAAAAACAGTTTTAACCGGTTCAATTTCGTTAATTATCCCAACCTTACTTTCGAGAAACCGGATCTGGAAACTTTCAGGAATCTCGGGCTGGCTTTTGAAGCCCTAAACCGCGGGGGCAACATGCCCTGCATCATCAATGCAGCTAATGAAATTGCTGTTGCAGCTTTCCTTAACCACGAGACTAGCTTCCTGGCGATGAGTGATATCATCGAAACGTGTATGGAGAAAATCAGCTACATAAAGCAGCCCTCGCTTTCTGACTATTTGAATACTGATAAAGAAACACGCATATTTGCGCAAAATTTAATTAAGCAAATGCCGTTAAAGGCATTACAATCTTAA
- a CDS encoding RIP metalloprotease RseP, with translation MDILIMAGQLILGLSILVILHEFGHFLAARAFGIKVEKFYLFFDAWNFSLFKFNFKGVEYGVGWLPLGGYVKIAGMIDESMDTDQLAGPPQPWEFRSKPAWQRLIVMLGGIIVNIIVGIFIFWVLTIKYGETYTPNANIKYGIVPGVIGQKMGLKAGDKITEVNGKPIERFEDLISSKVLLDKTVLTVQRGTQTLEIKVPSTILNDLSDYGIEEFISRMPRTTFMVDSVVANSNAQKAGLQKGDSILAVNGTAIHFYDEFQNRLKEFKSKKANLTVKRKSDTLALITDVNKDGMLGFADGRFGIKVKTDLPQEKTVNYGFFGSLPIGAVKAWGMFTDNAKGIGKIFTGQVKARKAISSPIGIAVMFGSHVDWIRFWSLVGFLSMVLALTNLLPIPGLDGGHTLFLLIEMIKGKPLSDKFLERAQIVGFVLLISLMVFAFGNDIVKQFTKKPTIERR, from the coding sequence ATGGACATATTGATAATGGCGGGCCAATTAATTCTTGGTCTTTCAATTTTAGTGATACTGCACGAATTCGGGCATTTTTTAGCCGCCCGGGCCTTTGGTATAAAGGTCGAGAAATTTTATCTGTTTTTTGATGCATGGAACTTTAGCCTTTTTAAATTCAACTTTAAAGGCGTTGAGTACGGCGTAGGCTGGTTGCCGCTTGGTGGTTATGTAAAGATAGCCGGCATGATAGATGAATCTATGGATACCGACCAACTGGCCGGCCCGCCACAACCCTGGGAGTTTCGGTCTAAACCGGCGTGGCAGCGATTGATCGTAATGCTTGGCGGTATCATCGTTAATATTATCGTTGGTATATTTATATTTTGGGTATTAACTATCAAATACGGTGAAACCTATACACCAAATGCAAACATTAAATATGGCATTGTACCGGGAGTAATCGGTCAAAAAATGGGCCTTAAAGCAGGCGATAAGATCACAGAGGTTAATGGGAAGCCAATTGAACGCTTTGAAGATCTGATCAGCTCTAAAGTATTGCTGGATAAAACTGTGTTGACTGTGCAGCGCGGTACACAAACTTTGGAAATTAAAGTTCCGTCAACTATTTTAAACGATCTTTCAGATTACGGAATTGAAGAGTTTATTAGCCGGATGCCAAGAACCACTTTCATGGTAGACTCGGTTGTTGCTAATAGTAACGCGCAGAAAGCTGGCCTTCAAAAGGGTGATAGCATTTTGGCTGTAAATGGCACTGCAATACACTTTTACGATGAATTTCAGAATCGCTTAAAGGAATTTAAAAGTAAGAAGGCGAATTTGACAGTGAAACGTAAAAGCGACACGCTTGCTTTGATAACAGATGTAAATAAAGACGGTATGCTTGGTTTTGCCGACGGTCGTTTTGGTATTAAAGTTAAAACTGATTTACCGCAGGAGAAAACTGTTAATTATGGGTTTTTCGGATCGTTACCAATCGGCGCTGTAAAGGCCTGGGGTATGTTTACAGATAATGCAAAAGGTATCGGTAAGATTTTTACCGGTCAGGTTAAAGCGCGTAAAGCAATATCCAGCCCTATAGGCATTGCGGTAATGTTTGGTTCACACGTAGACTGGATCCGTTTTTGGAGCCTTGTAGGGTTCCTTTCCATGGTGCTTGCACTCACCAACTTGTTACCTATACCCGGCTTAGACGGCGGCCATACTTTGTTCCTTTTAATAGAGATGATAAAAGGTAAACCGCTTAGCGATAAATTTCTGGAGCGTGCACAAATTGTTGGCTTCGTGCTGCTGATTTCATTGATGGTATTTGCCTTTGGCAACGATATAGTTAAACAGTTTACAAAAAAGCCTACCATCGAACGACGGTAA
- a CDS encoding glycosyl transferase: MKRVSVVTINFNQDKITEELLHSIAETNTYENIEIIVVDNGSTVNPIPKWTAQYPNVKFVRSELNLGFSGGNNIGIKQATGDYYFLVNNDTEFTAGLVQKLVDILDTHPEVGIISPKLNYHFDKTLIQYMGFTQVDYYTCRNKAVGKNQRDVGQYDNFLGQTGYCHGGAMMVKKETCDKAGLMADNYFIYYEEVDWGERINKSGYQAWVRGDAVIYHKESMTVGKNSPFKEYFMNRNRILFIRHNAPALKAWVFYVYFMVMVVPRNLMNYIKDKRYNFIALLFRAVWWNITHKKTSTELGYTINKIS; the protein is encoded by the coding sequence ATGAAAAGGGTTTCCGTAGTTACCATCAATTTCAACCAGGACAAGATCACAGAAGAACTTTTACATTCTATCGCTGAAACAAACACCTATGAAAACATAGAGATTATTGTAGTTGATAATGGCAGCACCGTGAATCCTATCCCTAAATGGACTGCTCAATATCCTAACGTTAAATTTGTACGTTCTGAATTGAATTTGGGTTTCTCCGGAGGCAACAATATAGGAATAAAACAAGCCACAGGCGATTATTATTTTCTGGTTAATAACGACACCGAATTTACAGCTGGACTGGTGCAAAAACTGGTTGATATCCTGGATACCCATCCCGAGGTTGGCATCATATCTCCAAAGTTAAATTATCACTTCGATAAAACGCTGATCCAGTATATGGGCTTCACACAGGTAGATTATTATACTTGCCGTAACAAGGCTGTTGGTAAAAATCAAAGGGATGTTGGCCAGTACGACAATTTCTTGGGCCAAACGGGTTATTGCCACGGTGGCGCCATGATGGTAAAAAAAGAAACATGTGACAAGGCTGGCCTAATGGCTGATAATTACTTTATCTACTACGAAGAGGTAGACTGGGGTGAAAGGATCAACAAATCAGGCTACCAGGCCTGGGTACGTGGTGATGCAGTTATTTACCACAAAGAATCTATGACGGTTGGCAAGAACAGTCCATTTAAAGAATACTTTATGAATCGAAACCGCATTCTGTTCATCAGGCATAACGCCCCTGCTTTAAAAGCTTGGGTGTTTTATGTTTATTTTATGGTGATGGTGGTGCCACGAAACCTGATGAACTATATTAAAGATAAACGTTACAATTTTATTGCTTTGCTCTTCCGTGCGGTTTGGTGGAACATCACCCATAAAAAAACAAGTACAGAACTAGGTTACACCATTAATAAAATTTCATGA
- a CDS encoding glycosyl transferase, with protein sequence MKVAFWISLFIAFYTFVGYGILLFIIIKIKRVVKGRTVVTDIDDSALPECTLVVAAYNEEHFMQQKIDNCLALNYPAGKLKLVFVTDGSTDRTTEIITRYPQVQLLHRPERAGKIAAVHRAMAYVHTEAVVFTDANTFLNTDAIKKICRHYADYTVGCVAGEKRVQIDENADASAAGEGFYWKYESALKKWDSELYSVVGAAGELFSVRRNLYEDVPADTVLDDFMISMLIAKKGYRIVYEPEAYALETASENVTEELKRKVRIAAGGVQSILRLKPLLFSLKYPLLSFQYVSHRVLRWTVTPFFLILAFITNLALAFAEMGWVYELLFAGQVLFYLLAFLGFIMEKRQVRVKALFVPYYFCVMNYAVVAGIIRYFTKKQSSVWEKAQRKM encoded by the coding sequence ATGAAAGTTGCCTTTTGGATAAGCCTGTTTATTGCCTTCTACACCTTTGTTGGATATGGCATCCTGCTGTTTATCATCATAAAAATAAAACGCGTAGTTAAAGGGCGTACAGTTGTTACCGATATTGATGATAGTGCGCTGCCGGAGTGTACGCTGGTTGTTGCCGCCTACAACGAGGAGCACTTTATGCAGCAAAAGATTGATAACTGCCTGGCATTAAACTACCCGGCAGGTAAGCTGAAGCTAGTATTTGTGACTGATGGATCTACGGACAGAACAACCGAAATAATTACTCGGTACCCACAGGTACAGCTACTGCACCGACCGGAACGGGCTGGGAAAATTGCAGCCGTACATCGCGCAATGGCGTATGTGCATACCGAAGCGGTAGTGTTTACCGATGCCAATACCTTTTTGAATACCGATGCGATCAAAAAGATCTGTCGTCATTATGCCGACTATACCGTTGGCTGTGTTGCCGGAGAAAAGCGGGTGCAGATTGATGAAAATGCTGATGCAAGTGCTGCCGGGGAAGGCTTTTACTGGAAATATGAATCCGCTTTGAAAAAATGGGACTCAGAATTATATTCGGTGGTAGGTGCAGCAGGCGAGCTGTTCAGCGTGCGGCGGAATTTATATGAAGATGTGCCGGCAGACACCGTTTTGGATGATTTTATGATCTCTATGCTGATTGCCAAAAAAGGTTACAGAATAGTTTACGAACCAGAGGCCTATGCGCTGGAGACCGCATCTGAAAACGTAACAGAGGAATTGAAGAGAAAAGTACGCATTGCGGCGGGTGGCGTTCAATCTATCCTTAGGTTAAAACCACTGCTGTTTTCCTTGAAATATCCGTTGCTTTCATTTCAATACGTTAGTCACCGTGTGTTGCGATGGACGGTTACCCCTTTCTTCCTGATCCTGGCGTTTATAACCAACCTTGCTTTAGCCTTTGCCGAAATGGGCTGGGTATATGAGTTACTTTTTGCCGGGCAGGTTTTGTTTTACCTGCTGGCATTTCTCGGGTTTATAATGGAGAAAAGGCAGGTCAGGGTTAAAGCACTTTTTGTGCCTTACTACTTTTGCGTTATGAATTATGCTGTAGTGGCTGGCATCATCCGCTATTTTACAAAAAAGCAAAGTTCGGTTTGGGAAAAGGCCCAGCGGAAAATGTGA
- a CDS encoding large multifunctional protein- glycosyl hydrolase, with the protein MGLSFVLWLCLGTSFIASAQEHAMVKDQDVIGRWDLNLEKDGKIMPSWLEVQKSGTHTLIGRFTYAFGSARPISEVKPNGGKFSFSIPPQWEQGDRYMDFEFEVDGNKIKGTMVYTDGKTYNFSGERAPLMVRAKAPVWGTPIRLFNGKDTKGWHTDGKNQWTVENGILRSLQSGANLISDKTFNDFKLHIEFRYKQGSNSGVYLRGRYEVQIIDTKTGEPEPINNQFSAVYGFLPPNKMMAKNAGEWQSYDITLVGRLVTIVANGTEVICRAEIPGLTGGAINSKEGEPGPVFIQGDHGPIDYRNIIITPAK; encoded by the coding sequence ATCGGTTTATCATTTGTTTTGTGGCTATGCTTGGGTACCAGCTTTATCGCATCAGCACAAGAGCATGCCATGGTTAAAGACCAGGATGTAATTGGCCGTTGGGACCTGAATCTAGAGAAGGACGGAAAAATTATGCCGTCGTGGCTGGAGGTACAAAAATCGGGCACGCATACGCTTATCGGCAGGTTCACTTATGCTTTTGGCAGCGCAAGGCCCATCAGCGAGGTGAAACCTAATGGCGGCAAATTTAGTTTTTCTATCCCGCCGCAATGGGAGCAAGGTGACCGCTATATGGATTTTGAATTTGAGGTAGATGGTAATAAAATAAAAGGCACCATGGTGTATACTGATGGCAAAACCTACAATTTCAGCGGTGAGCGCGCGCCACTTATGGTACGTGCTAAAGCACCTGTTTGGGGCACACCAATCCGCCTTTTTAACGGGAAGGATACCAAAGGCTGGCATACCGATGGCAAAAACCAGTGGACGGTTGAGAACGGTATTTTACGCAGCCTTCAGTCGGGCGCTAACCTCATCAGCGATAAAACTTTTAATGATTTTAAGTTGCATATCGAATTTCGTTACAAGCAGGGTAGCAACAGCGGTGTTTACCTGCGTGGCCGCTACGAAGTTCAGATAATTGATACCAAGACCGGAGAACCAGAACCGATAAACAATCAGTTTAGCGCGGTGTACGGCTTTTTACCGCCAAATAAAATGATGGCAAAAAACGCAGGCGAATGGCAATCGTATGATATTACTTTGGTAGGCAGACTCGTAACGATTGTAGCCAACGGTACCGAAGTAATTTGCCGGGCCGAGATCCCGGGCTTAACGGGTGGTGCCATCAACAGTAAAGAAGGTGAACCGGGCCCCGTATTTATACAGGGTGACCATGGGCCTATCGATTATCGCAATATCATAATTACCCCTGCTAAGTAA
- a CDS encoding phosphoribosylformylglycinamidine synthase II: MEHQELTTVETARDLGLLPEEFDRINEIMGRVPNFTELSIFAVMWSEHCSYKNSITWLKTLPKDSPRMLAKAGEENAGLVDLGDGIGCAFKIESHNHPSALEPYQGAATGVGGINRDIFTMGARPIAQMNSLRFGDLSLDKTKWLVKGVVKGISHYGNAFGIPTVGGELFFDECYNINPLVNAFSAGIVKAGETVSATSYGVGNPVYIVGSATGKDGIHGAAFASKDITEDSVNDLPAVQVGDPFQEKLLLEASLEVIKTGAVIGMQDMGAAGIICSNSEMSAKGEHGMIIHLDRVPMRQENMKPYEILLSESQERMLIVVEKGKEALVEAVFDKWDLNCAIIGEVTDTRRLEYFMNGEKVADVPADDLVLGGGAPIYEREYREPAYFAENQKFKIEDVAEPENLVDVAEHLIAHPNIASKRWVTDQYDSMIGTATMTTNRPSDAAVVAVKDTDKAIVLTCDCNSRYVYADPQKGTAIAVAEAARNITCAGGEPVAITNCLNFGNPYKPEVYWQFVGAIKGMGEACRKFETPVTGGNVSFYNQSSDEGPVFPTPTIGMLGVMDDQSNLMTLDFKQPGDLIYLIGESQNCIASSQYLASYHKIFKAPAPYFDIDKEYDMHQVVKQLIKQKVVQSAHDVADGGLYVALVESCLPNGLGFDIESDSAIRKDAFLFGEAQGRVVVSIAPDDQERFIELMATSEVEFSLLGTVNGIGNTTIDEELFGNITDIKMVHSNVLHVSLGEA, translated from the coding sequence TTGGAGCACCAGGAATTAACAACCGTTGAAACCGCCCGCGATCTGGGACTTTTACCTGAAGAATTCGACAGAATAAACGAGATAATGGGCCGCGTACCCAACTTTACCGAACTATCTATTTTTGCGGTAATGTGGAGTGAGCACTGCTCATACAAAAACTCTATTACCTGGCTAAAAACCCTGCCAAAGGATAGTCCCCGGATGCTGGCAAAGGCTGGTGAAGAAAACGCCGGACTTGTTGATCTTGGCGATGGCATTGGCTGCGCGTTTAAAATAGAATCGCACAACCACCCATCGGCGCTGGAACCTTATCAGGGTGCCGCAACCGGAGTTGGTGGTATTAACCGCGATATATTTACGATGGGTGCCCGACCGATTGCCCAGATGAACTCATTGCGCTTTGGCGACCTGAGCCTCGATAAAACCAAGTGGCTGGTAAAAGGTGTGGTAAAAGGTATCAGCCATTACGGCAATGCTTTTGGTATCCCTACCGTAGGTGGCGAACTTTTCTTTGATGAATGCTACAACATCAATCCGCTGGTGAACGCGTTTTCTGCTGGTATTGTTAAGGCCGGCGAAACGGTTTCTGCTACATCATACGGTGTGGGCAACCCGGTTTATATAGTGGGTTCTGCTACTGGTAAGGATGGGATCCACGGAGCGGCTTTTGCCTCAAAGGATATTACCGAAGACTCGGTAAATGATTTGCCTGCCGTACAGGTAGGCGACCCTTTTCAGGAAAAGCTTTTATTAGAAGCTAGCTTAGAAGTGATTAAAACCGGTGCTGTAATTGGCATGCAGGATATGGGTGCGGCAGGTATTATCTGCTCTAATTCTGAAATGAGTGCTAAGGGTGAACATGGTATGATCATCCATTTGGATAGAGTACCGATGCGCCAGGAAAATATGAAACCCTACGAGATCCTGCTTTCCGAATCGCAGGAGCGCATGCTAATTGTGGTTGAAAAAGGTAAAGAGGCTTTAGTAGAAGCTGTTTTTGATAAATGGGATCTCAACTGCGCCATTATTGGTGAAGTTACCGATACCCGGCGCCTGGAGTATTTTATGAACGGCGAAAAAGTGGCCGACGTACCTGCCGACGATTTGGTATTGGGCGGCGGTGCACCTATCTACGAACGCGAATACCGCGAACCGGCTTACTTTGCCGAGAACCAGAAATTTAAAATAGAAGACGTTGCCGAACCAGAGAATTTGGTTGACGTTGCGGAGCACCTGATAGCGCATCCCAACATCGCTTCAAAGCGTTGGGTAACCGATCAATATGATTCTATGATCGGTACGGCTACTATGACCACCAATCGCCCAAGTGATGCTGCTGTTGTTGCGGTTAAGGATACCGATAAAGCAATTGTATTAACCTGTGATTGTAACTCGCGCTATGTTTATGCAGATCCGCAAAAAGGTACAGCAATCGCTGTGGCCGAAGCAGCCCGTAATATTACCTGCGCTGGCGGTGAACCGGTTGCTATAACCAACTGCCTTAACTTTGGCAACCCTTACAAGCCTGAAGTGTATTGGCAGTTTGTTGGGGCAATAAAAGGTATGGGCGAAGCCTGCCGAAAGTTTGAAACCCCCGTTACCGGTGGTAACGTGAGTTTTTACAATCAATCGAGCGATGAGGGCCCGGTGTTTCCTACACCAACAATTGGTATGCTGGGTGTGATGGATGACCAGAGCAATCTGATGACGCTTGATTTTAAACAACCCGGTGATTTGATCTATCTGATAGGCGAATCGCAAAACTGTATAGCATCCTCACAATATTTAGCTTCTTACCACAAGATCTTTAAAGCACCGGCTCCATATTTTGACATAGATAAGGAATATGATATGCACCAGGTTGTGAAACAACTTATCAAACAAAAAGTGGTGCAGTCTGCACATGATGTGGCTGATGGTGGCTTATATGTGGCGCTTGTAGAATCCTGCCTGCCAAACGGGCTTGGCTTCGATATAGAAAGCGACAGTGCTATCCGTAAAGATGCTTTCCTTTTTGGTGAGGCACAAGGAAGGGTAGTGGTAAGTATCGCGCCGGATGATCAGGAACGGTTTATTGAGCTGATGGCTACCAGTGAGGTAGAATTTAGCCTGTTGGGTACCGTTAATGGTATTGGCAATACTACAATAGATGAAGAGCTTTTTGGAAATATTACCGATATTAAAATGGTACATAGTAATGTATTGCATGTAAGCCTGGGCGAAGCATAA